The proteins below are encoded in one region of Sphingobacterium sp. R2:
- a CDS encoding 7TM diverse intracellular signaling domain-containing protein: MRPNIIIILLLLLSIIATHYGMEAIVSHNRAIQSTYMDSESPIVIAQEKENQTDPIYYYTNKQLFKPLAQFKPAKSQDKNSYWLKKVISLDENALTGDYVLSFDNLTFVDMALIGMEGQIIERRSAGLFRKKATLSPKGGRDHFNIHLDSKKVYTILLRVKHIKGYTPFYDFRLQTQKDYLKKVQGINLTHAFMEGAIIVLLLYMAFAWLVSRYRPYIWIFCFLLFIGFYSYGLQNQFIDLFFPNNPQLGWSLVSVFRNLAGISFSLLTIAFLNLKKISRQYYKLMLGLILLVVMTSIFNFINNYCFANFKQSNSVNLFVGVLYVLFFSNLFISLWKKIDRMQRFLIYSGIFLVIGISILIYCGLILKEQSIQYVSIMTQFFVLCITMILLIGIRLKIRKSELEHHKTTETIVLERTAELKKANDALYEQQIQLLQKNHYIETLIDEVNHRVKNNLQLLYSLGSLYRSDHGNQNMQPIQSMQDRIHAMMLVNQLLVYNQNSQLKLNILVTETVNYLRQMHDPEETIAIQVDVSQDWLVTTQTSIPLALIITELLTNSYKYAFPKGTVDAPSIYLSILKNEWGTTMRFEDNGIGAKAPAPTASFGIGLVKDLTRQIKGTVTIHPENGFKYLFEFNNII; encoded by the coding sequence ATGAGACCAAACATTATAATCATCCTATTACTGCTGCTGAGCATAATCGCCACTCACTATGGGATGGAAGCTATCGTTTCACATAATAGGGCTATTCAAAGCACCTATATGGACAGTGAATCTCCTATAGTCATCGCCCAGGAAAAAGAAAACCAAACGGATCCCATCTATTATTACACCAATAAACAACTGTTCAAACCGCTCGCACAATTCAAACCGGCAAAAAGCCAGGATAAAAATAGCTATTGGTTAAAAAAGGTAATTTCCCTGGATGAAAATGCCTTAACGGGCGATTATGTGCTGTCGTTTGATAACCTAACGTTCGTCGACATGGCGCTCATCGGTATGGAAGGACAAATCATCGAGCGAAGGAGCGCCGGCTTATTTCGTAAAAAAGCAACGCTATCCCCTAAAGGAGGGCGTGACCATTTTAATATTCATTTAGACAGCAAGAAAGTTTATACCATTTTACTGCGGGTCAAGCACATTAAAGGGTATACACCGTTTTATGACTTCCGCTTACAAACACAGAAGGACTACCTGAAGAAAGTGCAAGGCATCAATCTTACCCATGCTTTTATGGAGGGAGCCATTATTGTATTGTTGCTCTACATGGCTTTTGCATGGCTCGTTTCGCGCTATAGGCCTTATATCTGGATTTTTTGCTTTTTACTATTTATCGGATTTTATAGTTATGGGCTGCAAAATCAATTTATAGACCTCTTCTTTCCCAATAATCCGCAGCTTGGGTGGAGCCTGGTATCGGTATTTAGAAATCTGGCGGGGATTAGCTTCTCACTGTTGACAATTGCCTTCCTAAATCTCAAGAAAATAAGCCGCCAGTATTATAAGCTGATGCTTGGGCTCATTCTGCTGGTCGTAATGACGTCTATATTCAACTTTATCAATAACTATTGTTTCGCCAATTTTAAACAGAGCAATTCTGTGAACCTGTTTGTGGGGGTGCTATATGTGCTCTTCTTTTCGAACTTATTTATATCGCTCTGGAAAAAGATAGACAGGATGCAACGCTTCCTGATCTACTCGGGCATTTTTCTCGTCATCGGCATCAGCATACTGATTTATTGTGGATTGATCTTGAAGGAACAGTCCATCCAATATGTATCTATCATGACGCAGTTTTTTGTTTTATGCATCACCATGATCCTCTTGATCGGCATCCGGCTAAAAATACGCAAATCAGAACTGGAGCATCATAAAACCACTGAGACCATTGTACTGGAGCGAACAGCAGAGCTCAAAAAAGCCAATGATGCCCTCTACGAGCAGCAGATTCAATTGCTTCAGAAAAACCATTATATCGAAACCCTCATTGATGAGGTCAACCATCGGGTTAAAAACAACCTCCAGCTGCTGTATAGTTTAGGGAGCCTGTACCGCTCCGATCATGGTAACCAAAATATGCAGCCCATACAGTCCATGCAGGACCGCATTCATGCCATGATGCTGGTAAACCAATTACTGGTGTATAATCAGAATAGTCAGCTGAAATTGAACATTTTAGTAACGGAAACTGTTAACTACCTGAGACAAATGCATGATCCCGAAGAAACGATAGCGATCCAGGTCGATGTTAGCCAAGACTGGTTGGTCACCACCCAAACCTCTATTCCCTTGGCGCTCATCATTACGGAGCTCTTGACAAATAGCTATAAGTATGCTTTTCCGAAGGGTACAGTCGATGCACCGTCGATTTACTTGAGTATACTCAAAAATGAATGGGGAACGACCATGCGGTTTGAGGATAATGGCATCGGTGCGAAAGCTCCTGCACC